The following DNA comes from Bacteroidota bacterium.
AATAAAAAGTTCCGCCTTGTATTTATTGATTTCCATAATTCTTTTTAAAAAAAGTCCGGAAAGGTAAAAAGGAGGTAGGAATTCTGAATTATCGGAAGTTGTATATCTATAACCAGTATAGGCTTGACTAAAATTAAAATGCCATTTTTTATGAGAAATGGCAAAAATTCCTGTCCCACTATAAAGTGGAATATATATCAATTGCTTTCCAAGTGAGGCATCATTGGCATTTTTGGCCCTTTCATTTGTTGAAATAGTGTAATTTCCAAGGACGGATACTTCAATATTCCAATTTCCACCTTTGTATTTGACTTTGGCGCTCGTTTCTGTACCACGACTCCATACTTCCATAATATTTTGTGGGACCCAATAATTTTCCTGGGGCAACCATATTATCCAGTTTTTAATGTTTCTGTTAAATAGCGTAAACTCGGCATTGCCAACATATTTATCTCCATCTTTATTAAATACAATTCCCGCTTCCTGATTCCATCCTGTTTCAGGTAAAAGGGAAGGATTTCCTCCCGGATACCAATATAAATCATTCAAAGTAGGAATTCTATAGCTTCTGGAAAAATTGGCTTTTATTTTTACATTTTGCCACAAATTGCTTTCAACTCCTGCAGCTGGGATAAAAGGAAAAAATTTATTTTCCGATACCTCCTGCCTTGCACTAAACAAAACATTCCATTTTTGTTTTTTATTCCAATGTTTAAGAGATGCAAAAAGGGCTGTTCTGTTTCTATCAGGATTAAATTGATATCCATCAGAAAAGGCTTTGTTGTAAGTATTATTCACTCCCACATTAAGCAATTGCCTATCCCTTAGTATTAAATTAACTTCAGCTTCGGATATAAGGCTTATTACTTTAGTTTCAGAAAATAGTGCAGTTGCCTGATCACTATATTCAATAGTTTCATTAAACCATGCAGAACGGATAAAATAGGAAGCCAACTTATTTTTTTTGGACCATTCCGAACTAGCCCTGATTGAATTGTCCAGCTGGCTGGAAAGGGAAAGCTGCTGTGACATAACTGGGGGAATATTTCTGTTGGTTTGCTGATACCAAAACCTAAAGTTAATGTGTTGATTTCGTGAAAGTTTAATGTAATTTTCCTGAAGAAATCCTTTTTGTACAAGTTCCGAATTGCTTTGTTTTTGTATAGGACTTCCTTCAAGGGTTGAATTAACGAAACTAAAATCATTCAATGCTGAACGATATTGAAGGCGTGCCGTAGTGGTATATTTTTCACTGGTTTTTACGGTAAAATTTATTTGCTGCTGCCTTTCTCCAAAACTTCCTGCAACTGAAGTTGAGCTTAGTGCAAATCCTTTAGCCAAAGAAGGTGTGTTTTTTAAATGGATTGCTCCTCCAATAGCTCCGCTTCCCCAAAGGGTTCCATTGCTACCGGACTGAAGTGAAACAGCATCAATAAAATTCACAGGGATCAGTGAAAGATCAACAATGCCATGGGATGGGCTTTGCAGGTTAAATCCATTCCATAAAACTGCGGTGTGAGCTGCTCCTGCTCCCCTAATGGAACTACTTGCTAGGCTGCCTGCTCCATATGATTTTACAATTACTCTGCTTTGGGTACTTAGAAGTTCATCAAGTGAAACTGTTTTATTAATCATTAAGCCAAATGAATCAACATCTTCAGTTTTTCCACCAGTTGAAAATTTAACTTCTCTTGAATCCTTTATAATAAATGTTTGCAAGGTTATAATGGAGTCAATAGCTGGTACCTGCCCACTACACTGGTTTATAACCAGTGTAGTGAACACAATTAAAACAACCAACGGTTTCAAATAATTCATTACAAACGATTAAAGCATTAGCTAAAATCATCTATAACAAACGGCAAAAATAAAGAGATAGAAATACAGGTTCTATTCTTCGCTTTTTCTCCGAAAGCTACAAATGTCTATTATTGGCAGGTCTTCTGACTTTGCTCGTTCTCCGAGGCCTTCCCGTTGATTTTAATTCTACAGTGGCAATAATCCGAAAAACATTAATAAGCATTACAGCAGCGGGAACTGTTAAGGATTTTCACCTTATTCCCTTTTCATTCCTTATAAAAGGAAACCGATAATCCGGTAAAAGTACTAAATTTTTATATTTTACCAGAAAGATTGTGTTGAATTTTTAAGGCCATGTTTGTTTTTATAAAATTATTTTGTGAAAGTGGCGTAATTATTTTCATTTCAATTGAAAAGTTCAGGTTTATTTGTTAAATTTAATTTAATAATTAATTTTACCTTAGAAATAACAAGAGGAATCTGCCTTTAGGTTTTGTATTTTAAAAGTTGATAAAGAGAAAATGCCTACATTTATGAAAGTAGAAAAAGGACAACTTTTTCAGAACAAAAAAAACAACAACCCCGTTGATCCTGTTTTTTCAGATACGCACTATATTGCTGAAAACAATAGATTAAATAATTTATTAATGGCAGTAATAAATTCATCTGAGGGCAGTGTATTTATTTTTAATTCTGTTAGAAATAATTCAGGCGAAATAGTTGATTTTAAAGGTGTGGTTTCAAATCTGAAATCAAAAGAAATTATTAATATTGATTCAAAGGATTTCCCTGGAAAGTATTTAAAGAAAAACAAACTCATTCGCATATTTTTTCCTGAAGATTTTATTAATGTTGTTGAAACATCGAATGATTTTTCTATTGAGTTCCAGGAGGCGCATGACAATTCCATTAAGTGGTACAGGCTATTAGCTGTTAAGGAAAGCGATGGAATTGTTGTTACACTTACCGATATTACAGAAAAAACATTTTATTTAAAGAAAAAACAGAGTGATTTTGATGATCTTGTTGAAATAAACGGGAAGATTGTTAAAATGAATTCAAAGCTTGAAAACAGGATCAGGAGAAGAACAAAGGAATTATATTTGAGTGAGGAGCGGGTTAAATTGTTGTCAAAAGCAACAAATGATGCTGTTTGGGATTGGGATCTTTCAAGAGGCAGAACATGGTGGAATGAAGGGTATTATGCCCTTTTTGGATATAGTGATCAATATGTTCAACTTGGAAACAATTCATGGTTTAGTCTTGTTCATCCTGATGATTATCATCGTATAACAGGTGGGATTAAAGCTGTGCTAGAGTCCTCGGCAGATCAATGGAATGGTGATTTCAGATTTTTGAAGGCGGATGGAAATTACGCTTTTGTGTTGGGCAGAGCCTATGTTCTACACGATAAAAATGAAAAACCAATCAGGATTGTAGGTTCTATGATCGATGTTTCAGAAATAAAGCAGGCGCAGGATGAAATCATTCAAAGTGCTGAACGAACAAGGCTTATTGCAGAATTAATGCCTCAAAAAGTTTGGACTGCTGATAGCAAGGGAAACATGAATTATTTAAATCCGCGCTGGATGGAATATACAGGACTTGGATTCGATGAGTTAAAAAACTGGGGCTGGCAAAAGGTAATTCATCGCGAGGATTTGTTTGAAACAACCCGACTATGGAAACATTCAATTGAAACTGGACAGGATTTTCAAATAGAACACAAAATGGCAGCTCAAAATGGCAAGTTTTACTGGCATTTGACAAGGGGGGTGGCATGCAGAGATGTAAATGGTAAAATCATCAACTGGGTAGGAACAAATACGGATATTCATGATAAAATTGTTTCAGAGGAAAGGAAAGATGAATTTATTGGGGTGGCAAGTCATGAATTGAAAACTCCTCTAACCAGTTTAAAGGCATATACGCAGTTGCTTGAAATAACCATTGATGAGGAAAACATTAAAGATTCTAAAACTTACATTAAGAAAACCAATACTTTTATTAACAGATTGGATGAATTAATTTCTGATCTTTTGGATATTTCTAAAATGCAAGCAGGAAAGCTTCAATACAATATGTCAGAATTTAAGTTTGATGATCTGATAAAAGAAAGTATAGAATGCATTAAGCAGACACATAAAACCCATAAAATCATTGTTAATGGAAAATCACGAAAAATTATAAATGCAGATAAAACAAGGTTAGAGCAGGTATTTGTTAATTTTTTATCCAATGCGATTAAATATTCACCTAAATCAAACAAGGTGAACGTGGATATTTTAGCCAACAAGGATGGAATAACAGTAGGTGTAAAAGATTATGGAATTGGGATTGATAATGAAAAGGCAAAAAATGTTTTTCAACGATTTTACAGAGTAGAGGGTATGTCGCATAAATTTCAGGGACTTGGACTTGGGCTTTATATTTCTGCCCAGATAATTGAAAGGCATGGTGGAAAGTATTGGGTGGAAAGCGAAGAAGGAGTAGGATCAACGTTTTGGTTTTCTCTGCCATATACCTGTTTATGCAATTAAGGAA
Coding sequences within:
- a CDS encoding PAS domain-containing sensor histidine kinase produces the protein MKVEKGQLFQNKKNNNPVDPVFSDTHYIAENNRLNNLLMAVINSSEGSVFIFNSVRNNSGEIVDFKGVVSNLKSKEIINIDSKDFPGKYLKKNKLIRIFFPEDFINVVETSNDFSIEFQEAHDNSIKWYRLLAVKESDGIVVTLTDITEKTFYLKKKQSDFDDLVEINGKIVKMNSKLENRIRRRTKELYLSEERVKLLSKATNDAVWDWDLSRGRTWWNEGYYALFGYSDQYVQLGNNSWFSLVHPDDYHRITGGIKAVLESSADQWNGDFRFLKADGNYAFVLGRAYVLHDKNEKPIRIVGSMIDVSEIKQAQDEIIQSAERTRLIAELMPQKVWTADSKGNMNYLNPRWMEYTGLGFDELKNWGWQKVIHREDLFETTRLWKHSIETGQDFQIEHKMAAQNGKFYWHLTRGVACRDVNGKIINWVGTNTDIHDKIVSEERKDEFIGVASHELKTPLTSLKAYTQLLEITIDEENIKDSKTYIKKTNTFINRLDELISDLLDISKMQAGKLQYNMSEFKFDDLIKESIECIKQTHKTHKIIVNGKSRKIINADKTRLEQVFVNFLSNAIKYSPKSNKVNVDILANKDGITVGVKDYGIGIDNEKAKNVFQRFYRVEGMSHKFQGLGLGLYISAQIIERHGGKYWVESEEGVGSTFWFSLPYTCLCN
- a CDS encoding TonB-dependent receptor, which gives rise to MNYLKPLVVLIVFTTLVINQCSGQVPAIDSIITLQTFIIKDSREVKFSTGGKTEDVDSFGLMINKTVSLDELLSTQSRVIVKSYGAGSLASSSIRGAGAAHTAVLWNGFNLQSPSHGIVDLSLIPVNFIDAVSLQSGSNGTLWGSGAIGGAIHLKNTPSLAKGFALSSTSVAGSFGERQQQINFTVKTSEKYTTTARLQYRSALNDFSFVNSTLEGSPIQKQSNSELVQKGFLQENYIKLSRNQHINFRFWYQQTNRNIPPVMSQQLSLSSQLDNSIRASSEWSKKNKLASYFIRSAWFNETIEYSDQATALFSETKVISLISEAEVNLILRDRQLLNVGVNNTYNKAFSDGYQFNPDRNRTALFASLKHWNKKQKWNVLFSARQEVSENKFFPFIPAAGVESNLWQNVKIKANFSRSYRIPTLNDLYWYPGGNPSLLPETGWNQEAGIVFNKDGDKYVGNAEFTLFNRNIKNWIIWLPQENYWVPQNIMEVWSRGTETSAKVKYKGGNWNIEVSVLGNYTISTNERAKNANDASLGKQLIYIPLYSGTGIFAISHKKWHFNFSQAYTGYRYTTSDNSEFLPPFYLSGLFLKRIMEINKYKAELFIRANNLFNSNYQVMAWRPMPGRNYQAGLTIKFN